In the genome of Thiorhodovibrio winogradskyi, the window TGTCATTAACCTCAGGGGTAATGTGGTCCCGGTGGTCGACCTTGGCGCGCGCCTTAATCGAGGCGCGCTGACTATCTCCAAGCGCAGCTGTATCGTGCTAGTCGAAGTCAAGACACACAACGACGGCGAAGGCCAGGTACTCGGCATGCTGGTCGATGAGGTCAACAATATCCTTGATATCCCGCGTGACGATGTCAAACCGGCGCCGGAATTTGGCTCGGAGATTCGTACCGACTTCATCGAGGCCATGGGCCGGGTCCAGGATGTCTTTGTCATTATCCTGGCTATCGATAATGTGCTATCGATCCACGAACTAGCCGCGTTGAAAAAGATGGTAGAGGGGGCAGGCCCGGACGGCCCGAATGTGGGGAGCTGAGCGCAGGACGACGGCCACGCAGGACAACCCGGCGATCGAGGCATTGGCCGAACTCGATCCAATCTCCGACAAAGCTTTTGAGCGATTTCGCCAGTTTATTTACGAGAAGGCGGGGATCAACCTCGCCCCGCACAAGCGGCAACTGGTCAGCTCGCGTTTGCAGAAGCGGCTGCGTCACTACGGGTTGCGCAACTACGATGCCTATATCGACCTCATCTCCCAGCCTGGCAAAGAAGAAGAGCGTCGGCATCTGGTTGACCTGCTGACCACCAACGAAACCTATTTCTATCGCGAGCCGGCGCATTTCGATTATCTGCGCGCCAAGATTCTGCCCCAGTACCGCAACCGCACTCTGCATGTCTGGAGCGCGGCCTGCTCGACCGGCGAGGAAGTCTATACCCTCGCCATGGTGCTGGCCGAAACCCTGGGGCGCGGGGACTGGGATATTCTCGGCTCCGACATCAACTCCCAGGTCGTGGCGACCGCCAAGCGCGGCATGTACCCGCTTGAGCGGGCCAAGAATCTGCCACGCGAGTGGCTCTCAAAGTATTGCCTGAAAGGCGTGCGGGCGCAGGCGGGCAATCTGCTGATCAATCCCAAGCTCAAGTCGCGCACGCGATTTGAGGAACGTAACCTGAAAAAACCCCGGGATGACGGTCGGCGCTTCGAGATTGTTTTTTTGCGTAATGTACTCATTTACTTCGACGTGGCCACCAAACAGCTGGTACTGGACTGCCTGAGTCGTGCCATAGCCCCAGGCGGTTACCTGTTTATCAGTCACGTAGAGTCCCTGCACGGCATCAAGACCGACCTGACCACCATCGGACCCTCGATCTTTCGCAAGCCGTTGCATTAGTTTTTGCCTGTTCGCTTGCCCGCCAATCCTGCTCCGCATGAACGCAGCAACATCTCCCGCGCAACAAAAGCCAATTGAAAAGCGCGTGATTCACGCCGGAGAGCATCATGTCTCGCGCAAGCCCATTGTGCTCTCGACCCTCCTTGGCTCCTGTGTTTCGGTCTGCCTGTACGATCCGGTCACCCGTGTCGTTGGCATGAATCATTTTTTGCTTGCCACGCGCCACCCAAGCCAGGATGCGCCGCTGGCCTCGGATGCCGGTCGCTACGGCCTCGGCGCCATGGAGTTACTGATCAACGACATGCTAAAACTGGGCGCCCGGCGCGCCAACCTGCGCGCCAAGGCCTTTGGCGGCGGCAATGTGCTCGCAACGCGCCTCAACGAGCTACCGGATCGCTTTAGCATTGGCAAAATCAATATCGATTTCGTTCAGCGCTTTCTGGCCCAGGACCGCATCCCATTGGTCGCGCAGGACTTTGGCGGTGAAATGGGGCGGCAGATTCGCTTCGAGAGTAGCGATTTCTCCGTGTACTTGCGACGCATCCCCATTAAGCGCGCCAGTCGCATCCTGACCGAAGAAAAGCAATACTTCGACAAGGAACTCAAGCATCAACACGAGCAAAGCAGCGTCGAGTTCTGGTGATTCAATGAATTCAATGCAAAGGCACAGGATTTTGGTGCTACGGGCCCGAGTGAAAGGAGCAACCTCCGCATGACCATCAAGGTGTTTATTGTTGACGATTCCGCTGTCGTCCGGCAAGTACTGACGGAGCAGCTCAACACCTTGAGCGGCATTGAAGTCATCGGCTCCGCGCGCGATCCCATTTTCGCGCACAAAGCCTTCGAAAAAGGCTGGCCCGATGTCATTGTGCTCGACATTGAAATGCCGCGCATGGATGGGCTGACCTTCTTGCGGCAATTGATGAAAGAGCGCCCAACGCCCGTCATCATCTGCTCCACCCTGGCTGGCAAGGGCGCCGAGATCACCATGCAAGCCATGAGTGCCGGCGCGGTGGACATCATCACCAAACCCACGGTGGGCCTGCGCCAGTTTTTGGAGGAATCCAAGACCCAACTCGGCGATGCCATTCGCGGCGCCAGCCATGCCCGCATGGATAAGGTGTCGCGACCCGGCGCACCCGCACCCGCCACGCTCAAGCCTACGCCCAAGCTGGCGGCGGATTCGGTCCTCGCCGATCGCGGTTTCAAGCCGCTGGCCACCACCACCGACAGAGTCATCGTCATCGGCACCTCCACCGGCGGCACCCAGGCGCTTGAGTATGTGCTGACGCGCTTGCCGCGCACCGCACCCGGCATCGTGGTGGTGCAACACATGCCTGGCGCCTTTACCGCGGCCTTTGCCGAGCGCCTCGATAGCTTGTGCCAGATTCATGTGCGTGAGGCCAAGAATGGCGACCGGGCGATTGCCGGCCAGGCCCTGATCGCACCTGGCACATCTCACATGCTGCTGCGCCGCAGTGGCGCTCAGTATGTCGTTGAGATCAAAGGCGGTCCCTTGGTCAGCCGCCATCGCCCGTCAGTGGACGTGCTCTTTCGCTCCGCCGCGCAGTCGGCCGGCCCCAATGCCATTGGCATCATCATGACCGGCATGGGCGATGATGGCGCGCGTGGCATGCTGGAAATGCACCAGGCCGGCGCCCTGACCATCGCCCAGGACGAGGCCAGCTGCGTGGTCTACGGCATGCCCAAGGAGGCGGTGAAACTCGGCGGGGTCGATGCCATCGTCGGCATTTCCGCCATCCCCGGGATTATTGTCCAGGCGCCATCACGAGCGGCCTATCTTCACCATGCGTCACATTGATCCTTTGGGGCCAGTCCTCGAGTTCGCTCAACAGACGCAGCCGGCGCGGATCCGCGGCATGCTCCGCGCGCAGCTCGGCTAATCGTTGGCGGTATTGGCGCGGACTCAAGCCGCACCCCTGGCCTTCCTCGCACAAACGCTGTTGGCGCCAGGCTTCCCATTGTTCGGCCTCCCTGGCGCCGAGGCTCTCGGGCCAGTTGCGCGCCCGATAGCGCAACAATAACACCGGCAAGCGTGGGTCTTTGAAGGGCAAATGCGCTTGTGCAAGCGCTTGGGGCGTCATGTCGCGGACTTGCGCTATCAGCCGCTGATCGGCGTCCGTCAAGAAACCACCGTAGAGCGCCTGGTCGGGATCTAGCGCGCCAGCCGTATCGGAGCGGGCAAAGGCCGTGTGTAGGGCTTGGGCCACCCGCGCGACTGCCTTGGCATCGGCGGCAAATGCATTCCAGTGTTGTTCCACCCGGACAGGATCAATATCCCATCGCTCGGCAGCGACCGGACTGAGCGTTGACATGGGCGCCACCATGGGGGAGGCATTCAGACGCAGTTTCTTCAGTGGCAGGCGTCTGACTCCGGGCGGCAGATCCTCGGCACGGGTAAATACCCGCTGGCGAATGTCCTCGGGTGAGAGTCCGAACAACTCGCTCGGATCCTCGCGCAGATCCCAGACGATGACGGCGTTTTTGTCCTCGGTACTTGCCGGGGCCACCACCATGATCGGCGCGATGCAGCCACGCTCGGCGGCATATTTGGCGGAGACATGTAGCACGGGCTGCCCCGGTTCCAGCAACTCGCGCACCCGTTCCTTGTCACGCAGTGCAAGCGCGTAGTCGAACATCCTCGGCTGCGCGGCGCGCAGGCGCTTGGCTAGGGCCAGGGTGGCACGTACATCGGCGAGGGCATCATGCGCGCCTTGGTGAGGAATGTCGTTGGCGACGCTCAGGTGCTCGAGCTTAAAGGATGGCGCGCCATCCGGCTGTCGCGGCCAGTCAATGCCATCCGGGCGCAACGCATGGGCCAGGCGCGCCACGTCAATCAGATCCCAGCGCGAGGTGTCATGGCGCCATGTGTGGGCATAGGGATCGAGAAAGTTGCGATAGAACAGAAAGCGCGAGACTTCCTCATCGAAGCGGATGCTGTTGTAGCCCACCGAGCAGGTGCCGGGGCGCGCGAGTTGTTGTTGGATCTCAGCGGCAAAGACGGCCTCGATCACGCCTTCGCGCTCGGCCTGCTGAGGTGTCAGACCGGTGATTAGGCAGGCGTCGGGGGAAGGCAGAAAGTCGGTTGCCGGCCGGCAGAAGCGCACCAGCGGCGGTTCGGCGGGGCCGAGTTCGTTCAGATGCGCGTCCGTGCGCAGCCCGGCGAACTGACAGGGACGATCACACCTGGGGTCGGAGCCCCAGGTTTCGTAGTCGTGCCAGTAGAAGGTCCGAGGCGGAGGAAGCCTTGTCGCGGCCTTGGCCACCAGCAGCTCCGGACAAGCGTCGGGCTGCTAGCGCCCGCCTTCGCCAACCCCTGACATCAGACCTTTTCCTTGATGCGCGCCGATTTGCCTGAACGATCACGCAGGTAGTAGAGCTTGGCCCGGCGCACATCGCCGCGTCTTTTAACATTGATATCGGCGATCGCCGGGCTGTAGGTTTGAAACACTCGCTCCACCCCCTCGCCATGGGAGACCTTGCGCAGGGTGAAGGCGGAATTCAGCCCCCGGTTGCGCTTGGCGATGCAAACGCCCTCAAAGGCCTGCAGGCGCTCGCGGTTGCCCTCGGTGACTTTTACCTGCACCACCACGGTGTCGCCAGGGGCAAAGGGCGGCACTTCACGAGTCATCTGCTCGCGCTCGAGCTCAAGAATTACATTACTCATTGGTCTATTTCTCCTGAATCCGGCGCGACGCTCTGCCGAGCCTGAATAAAATCCCGCAGCAATTGCCGCGCTTCTTGATCAAGTGTCGTTGCTTGATCAAGTGTCGTTGCTTGATCAAGTGTCATTTTCGCGAGCAAATCCGGACGTTTAAGCCAGGTTCGCCCCAGCGCCTGCTGACGTCGCCAGCGGGCGATGGCACCATGATCGCCGCTCAGCAGCACCTTCGGCACCCGCAGGCCGTCGATCTCTTCCGGACGGCTGAAGTGCGGACAGTCCAGCAGTCCGCTCATGTGCGAATCCTCATAAGCCGAGCGCTCATGGCCCAAGGCGCCCGGCAGCAGTCTGATCGCGGCATCCATGACCACCATGGCCGGCAACTCGCCACCACTTAACACATAGTCGCCAATCGACCATTCCTGATCGATACAGCGCTCGAGCAAGCGCTCGTCGATCCCTTCATAGCGCCCGGCGAGCAGAATCCAGCCAGGTTTCGCGGCGATGTCGTTGATGGCATCCTGATCAAGCCTTGTTCCCTGCGGCGACAGATAGGCCACTTGAGATTTCGGCGAAGCCGCCCGCGCCGCCGCGATGGCCGCCGCCAGGGGCTCGAACAGCATCACCATGCCAGGTCCGCCACCATAAGGGCGATCATCGACCCGCCGATGCGGACCAGGCGCGAAATCACGCGGATTCCACAGCCGCAGCTCGGCAATGCCGCGACTGAGCGCGCGGGCCACCACGCCTTCCCGTGACAGGATGCGAAACTGCTCCGGGAAGAGCGTGATGACGTCGAAGCGCACGCAAAAAGTCCGGTTGATGGCCAGATCCAGATCACAGATTCCAGATTAGATAATCCGGATCGAACAATCTGGGCCAGAAAATTTTTGGGCCAGAAAAGTCGGTTCAGAAAAGTCGGGTCCTAGAAATTCGGATCCCAATCGACGCTGACACGTGCATGCTCAAAATCCAGCTCCCGAATGACGCTATCCCACACAAAGGGAATCAGCCGCTCCCGTTCCCCACAAACCACCAACACATCGTTAGCGCCTGTGGACAGCAGGTGGTCCACCACCCCAAGCTGGACGCCAGCAAGAGTTTCAACCTTCAAACCCTCAAGATCCGCCCAGTAAAACTCGTCGGCGGCCGGCGGCGGCAATTGACTTCGCCGCACGGCGATTTCAGCCCCAACCAAAGCCTGCGCCCGGTCGCGATCATCGCAGTCTTGCAGGCGAACAATCAGCCCCTTGCGATGCCGCTGACTCTGCATCACGCGCCAGCCGGATAGCAGACTTTCGGCATCTGGGCTCCCAATACCGGTATTACCACTACCAGGGCTCCCTGTACCAGTTCCATGGACTTCGCGGCCCCCGACACCACCGATCTCAACGCCGGGTGCACCACTTAGCAGCCAGGGAGAATACTGCAGGATATTCTCCAGCGGGTCAGTTTCCGAGAGAACCTTGACCCAGCCACGCACCCCGAAAACGCCAACAATTCGTCCAAGAACAACACGACGATCAAGCACTTGTGAACCACTGCCCGGAATCATTAGGAGAAGGCGCTGTTGCTACATCGGCCCCGACGGGCATTGCCGGTTTCAGGATTACTAGTTTTCAGGTCTCGGGGCTTTCATGGGCGATCAAGCTTGGGCGATCAAGCGCCAACACAAACCAGGTTGGTTTCTAGGCCGCGGCCTGAGCTTGCTTGGCTGCCGTCTTCAGCAGATCGGCAACCCGCTCTGTCGGCTGGGCGCCTTGACCGATCCAATGCTCAGCACGTACTCGATCAACCCGCAACCGTTCCTCGCCCCCTTTGGCTCCGGGATTAAAAAATCCAATGCGCTCGATATACTTGCCATCACGGGTGCCGCGGATATCCGCAACAACGATCTGATAAAATGGCCGTTTCTTGGCACCACCACGCGACAAACGAATCTTGACCATGAGTCCTTAACCTTTGGAAATCGACAACCGCACCCGCTGATTCCAAATGAACAGAAGCCTGGTCGCTTGGGACTGCGGGAACCCTTAATCCGTCAAACCAATCAGTTTAACTCGGCAGCCGGGATAAATAAATACCAAAATCGCAGTCTCACTGCTCGCGCTCAGTCGACTCGGCGACTGTCATCCGCCCAGCGCCCTTTCGTGAGAGACTCGCCGCTGGCATCGCTTGTGCGTCTGCCTTATCATGCCGCGTTCGGTCAAGACGGTGGCGGCGCACCCATGTGTCTGAGCGCGCATGATTCCATTGCCATGGCGCCCGTTCTGAACAGGCCTGGCACCCTTGGCGTTGGTGTTCCCAAGAAGCGATGGCTCTTAGAATTTGAATGGAACTGGTGCTCCGAGGATCCTGGGCCCATGAGAACCTGGGCTCATGATAACAAGTGCCCGAGCAAGCAGAATACTTGCCGCCAAGGATCCCGGACCGATACCGTCTAAGCTACAACATCGGATTGCCCCGGGGTCCATACCCACGCCGGGCATGGACAATCGTCCGCCAGCAATATCTTCCACTCATTTCCGCCAGTAATCACGGTTTCAGCGAGGTCGCTAGATGACGCCCCTGAAGAACACCAAGGCAACCAAAGTAATGGATTCGCCTCCCCGTCCAGGCACTCTGCCGCCTGCCCAGGGTTTGTATGACCCGGCTCATGAACATGACGCCTGTGGTGTGGGCTTTGTCTGCCACATTAAAAATCAGCAAAGCCATCAGATCGTTCAGCAGGGGCTGGAGATTCTGCGCCGCCTAACCCATCGCGGCGCCGTGGGTGCCGACCCCAAGGCAGGCGACGGAGCCGGTATTCTGGTGCAGATGCCGGATGCCTTTTTCCGCTCCCTGGCTGATGCCAAACAGCTGGGTTTCGACCTACCGGAACCCGCCCATTATGGCGTCGGCATGGTATTTCTGCCGCGCGACGAGGCAGCCCGGCAGCAGATGCAGAGCACCGTCGAGCAACATCTCACCGACGGCGGTCAAACCGTGCTTGGCTGGCGCGACGTACCAGTGGATAACAGTGATCTGGGCGAGAGCGTGCTGCCATCTGAACCAGTCACCCGCCAGGTATTCGTGGCCTGCGGACCCAACTGCAAGGATCAAAACGACTTCGAGCGCAAGCTGTTCGTCATCCGCAAGCGCATGGACAATGCCATCCGCGCCGCGGGCTTTGACAAGACGTCTTACTATGTCGCATCCATGTCCTCGCGCACCATTAATTACAAAGGCATGCTGCTGGCCGATCAGGTTGGCAATTATTATCTAGATCTGCAAGACGAACGCTTCGCCTCGGCACTTGCCCTGGTGCATCAGCGCTTCTCCACCAATACTTTTCCGACCTGGGATCTGGCGCAACCCTTCCGCATGATCTGCCACAATGGCGAGATCAATACCTTGCGCGGCAACGTCAACTGGATGGCGGCTCGTCGTCACACCATGCGTTCAGGCGTTCTCGGCGAGGATCTCAACAGCATCTGGCCGCTAATCCCCGAGGGTCAGTCGGATTCAGCTTGCTTCGACAACGCTTTAGAGCTGTTAGTCATGGGCGGCTATTCGCTGGCTCATGCCATGATGATCCTGATCCCCGAGGCCTGGTCCGGCAACAAGCAAATGGACGAGGAACGCCGCGCCTTCTACGAATACCACGCGGCATTGATGGAGCCATGGGATGGTCCGGCGGCGGTGGCCTTCACCGACGGGCGCCAGATTGGTGCCACGCTGGATCGCAACGGCCTGCGCCCGGCGCGCTATCTGGTCACCAAGGATGATCTGGTCATCATGGGATCCGAGATGGGTGTGCTCGACATCGAAGAAGAGCGCATCATCAAGAAATGGCGCCTACAGCCAGGCAAGATGTTCCTGATCGACCTGGAGCAGGGCCGCATCATCGATGATGCCGAGATCAAGCGCGAGCTGGCCAGCGCCCGGCCCTATCGCGAGTGGCTGAACCGCACCCAGATTCATCTCGACTCCCTGCCGACCGATGTCGCGCCCATGGCGCCGACCGAGGACGTGCTGCTCGATGCCCAGCAGTCCTTTGGTTATACCCAAGAGGACATCAAGTTCCTGCTCACGCCCATGGTGCTAACCGGTCAGGAGGCCATCGGCTCCATGGGCGCGGACAATCCGCCCTCGGTGCTGTCCTCGCGCTCCAAGCACCTGTCAACCTACTTCAAGCAGAACTTCGCCCAAGTCACCAATCCGGCCATTGATCCCATCCGCGAGGAACTGGTCATGTCGCTGGTGTCCCTGATTGGCCCGCGACCCAATCTGCTCGGCATCCAGGAGGCCGGCGAGGACGGCAACTGGCATTGGCGTCTGGAAGTCGATCAACCCGTGCTGACCAATGAGGACCTTGAGCGCATCCGCCACATCGAGGACAACTCCGGCGGCGCCTTCCGCACCAAGAATCTCGACATCGTCTACCCCGCCAGCGAATGCGCCGAGGGCATGGGCGGGGCACTCGAGCGCCTGTGCACCGAGGCCGAGCAGGCGGTGTTGGCTGGGCACAACATTCTGATTCTGTCCGACCGTGCCTCCAATCGCGATTTCATCGCCATCCCGGCACTGCTGGCCACCTCGGCCGTGCACCATCATCTGATTCGCCGTGGCCTGCGCACCAGCTCCGGGCTGGTGGTCGAGACCGGTGCCGCGCTCGAGGTGCATCACTTTGCCACCCTCGCCGGCTACGGGGCCGAGGCCATCAATCCCTATCTGGCTTTCGACACCATCGAGGCGCTGATTGATGGG includes:
- a CDS encoding chemotaxis protein CheW, with amino-acid sequence MTATATTEPGGDPNGVAEDAAQYLTFSVAQERLAMSIDAVQEIIETPRVTQVPMTPDYIRGVINLRGNVVPVVDLGARLNRGALTISKRSCIVLVEVKTHNDGEGQVLGMLVDEVNNILDIPRDDVKPAPEFGSEIRTDFIEAMGRVQDVFVIILAIDNVLSIHELAALKKMVEGAGPDGPNVGS
- a CDS encoding CheR family methyltransferase is translated as MWGAERRTTATQDNPAIEALAELDPISDKAFERFRQFIYEKAGINLAPHKRQLVSSRLQKRLRHYGLRNYDAYIDLISQPGKEEERRHLVDLLTTNETYFYREPAHFDYLRAKILPQYRNRTLHVWSAACSTGEEVYTLAMVLAETLGRGDWDILGSDINSQVVATAKRGMYPLERAKNLPREWLSKYCLKGVRAQAGNLLINPKLKSRTRFEERNLKKPRDDGRRFEIVFLRNVLIYFDVATKQLVLDCLSRAIAPGGYLFISHVESLHGIKTDLTTIGPSIFRKPLH
- a CDS encoding chemotaxis protein CheD; translated protein: MNAATSPAQQKPIEKRVIHAGEHHVSRKPIVLSTLLGSCVSVCLYDPVTRVVGMNHFLLATRHPSQDAPLASDAGRYGLGAMELLINDMLKLGARRANLRAKAFGGGNVLATRLNELPDRFSIGKINIDFVQRFLAQDRIPLVAQDFGGEMGRQIRFESSDFSVYLRRIPIKRASRILTEEKQYFDKELKHQHEQSSVEFW
- a CDS encoding protein-glutamate methylesterase/protein-glutamine glutaminase; translation: MTIKVFIVDDSAVVRQVLTEQLNTLSGIEVIGSARDPIFAHKAFEKGWPDVIVLDIEMPRMDGLTFLRQLMKERPTPVIICSTLAGKGAEITMQAMSAGAVDIITKPTVGLRQFLEESKTQLGDAIRGASHARMDKVSRPGAPAPATLKPTPKLAADSVLADRGFKPLATTTDRVIVIGTSTGGTQALEYVLTRLPRTAPGIVVVQHMPGAFTAAFAERLDSLCQIHVREAKNGDRAIAGQALIAPGTSHMLLRRSGAQYVVEIKGGPLVSRHRPSVDVLFRSAAQSAGPNAIGIIMTGMGDDGARGMLEMHQAGALTIAQDEASCVVYGMPKEAVKLGGVDAIVGISAIPGIIVQAPSRAAYLHHASH
- the sbcB gene encoding exodeoxyribonuclease I; protein product: MAKAATRLPPPRTFYWHDYETWGSDPRCDRPCQFAGLRTDAHLNELGPAEPPLVRFCRPATDFLPSPDACLITGLTPQQAEREGVIEAVFAAEIQQQLARPGTCSVGYNSIRFDEEVSRFLFYRNFLDPYAHTWRHDTSRWDLIDVARLAHALRPDGIDWPRQPDGAPSFKLEHLSVANDIPHQGAHDALADVRATLALAKRLRAAQPRMFDYALALRDKERVRELLEPGQPVLHVSAKYAAERGCIAPIMVVAPASTEDKNAVIVWDLREDPSELFGLSPEDIRQRVFTRAEDLPPGVRRLPLKKLRLNASPMVAPMSTLSPVAAERWDIDPVRVEQHWNAFAADAKAVARVAQALHTAFARSDTAGALDPDQALYGGFLTDADQRLIAQVRDMTPQALAQAHLPFKDPRLPVLLLRYRARNWPESLGAREAEQWEAWRQQRLCEEGQGCGLSPRQYRQRLAELRAEHAADPRRLRLLSELEDWPQRINVTHGEDRPLVMAPGQ
- the rplS gene encoding 50S ribosomal protein L19; its protein translation is MSNVILELEREQMTREVPPFAPGDTVVVQVKVTEGNRERLQAFEGVCIAKRNRGLNSAFTLRKVSHGEGVERVFQTYSPAIADINVKRRGDVRRAKLYYLRDRSGKSARIKEKV
- the trmD gene encoding tRNA (guanosine(37)-N1)-methyltransferase TrmD — translated: MRFDVITLFPEQFRILSREGVVARALSRGIAELRLWNPRDFAPGPHRRVDDRPYGGGPGMVMLFEPLAAAIAAARAASPKSQVAYLSPQGTRLDQDAINDIAAKPGWILLAGRYEGIDERLLERCIDQEWSIGDYVLSGGELPAMVVMDAAIRLLPGALGHERSAYEDSHMSGLLDCPHFSRPEEIDGLRVPKVLLSGDHGAIARWRRQQALGRTWLKRPDLLAKMTLDQATTLDQATTLDQEARQLLRDFIQARQSVAPDSGEIDQ
- the rimM gene encoding ribosome maturation factor RimM (Essential for efficient processing of 16S rRNA) codes for the protein MIPGSGSQVLDRRVVLGRIVGVFGVRGWVKVLSETDPLENILQYSPWLLSGAPGVEIGGVGGREVHGTGTGSPGSGNTGIGSPDAESLLSGWRVMQSQRHRKGLIVRLQDCDDRDRAQALVGAEIAVRRSQLPPPAADEFYWADLEGLKVETLAGVQLGVVDHLLSTGANDVLVVCGERERLIPFVWDSVIRELDFEHARVSVDWDPNF
- the rpsP gene encoding 30S ribosomal protein S16, giving the protein MVKIRLSRGGAKKRPFYQIVVADIRGTRDGKYIERIGFFNPGAKGGEERLRVDRVRAEHWIGQGAQPTERVADLLKTAAKQAQAAA